A genomic window from Silene latifolia isolate original U9 population chromosome 11, ASM4854445v1, whole genome shotgun sequence includes:
- the LOC141614407 gene encoding stemmadenine O-acetyltransferase-like, translating into MKKEDIDELEVRIISIETIKPLTPTPSHLKTYTLSLVDQIHPPYYSTMLLFYPNTIETRPGGIDIVGLKSSLSETLSKFYLFAGRCNDDFTVSCNDQGIPFIETRVDCRLYDFLTSSNKLDNMNKLTPPQEFMTDKPMSERVPLVFQVNVFSCGGVVIGCFKFHKLLLDGTSLVGFLKHWAAVTASEHDPVVAPDFDAVLSAFPPCRTLDWQPFDFNCPEYQAMIQQCKSVRVVAKSFVFTKQALSELKAKAASKEVPKPTRTEALAGFIWEHCLAAAHATGAMPMGPDPSVMSILVNMRPRLNPPLANASMGNLITTATARAKKGMGQMELVREIHTAITNVSERIDSYKEGQNIEGLVGDIGPINWYNKAGMYVVSSWCQFGMDEIDFGFGKPKWASPSNGVESLTSRNDIYFVVDSSGDGIEVWIYLEEVEMQILERNEQFRTYTFPDSISLREDDFI; encoded by the coding sequence ATGAAAAAGGAAGACATAGATGAGCTAGAAGTGAGAATCATATCAATAGAAACTATAAAACCATTAACACCAACACCTTCTCATCTCAAAACCTACACACTTTCACTTGTTGATCAAATCCACCCTCCATACTATAGCACTATGCTTCTTTTCTATCCCAATACTATAGAGACACGGCCGGGTGGGATAGACATCGTCGGTCTTAAATCTTCGCTTAGCGAAACCCTTTCTAAATTCTACCTTTTTGCTGGGCGATGCAATGATGATTTTACTGTATCCTGCAATGACCAAGGTATACCTTTCATTGAAACACGTGTGGATTGTCGTCTTTACGACTTTCTTACCTCATCAAACAAACTTGACAATATGAACAAGCTAACACCACCTCAAGAGTTTATGACAGATAAACCAATGTCCGAGAGAGTCCCATTAGTATTTCAGGTAAATGTGTTCTCGTGTGGAGGGGTCGTAATCGGATGCTTCAAGTTCCATAAGCTTCTCCTCGATGGAACATCACTAGTAGGTTTTCTCAAGCATTGGGCTGCTGTAACAGCAAGCGAGCACGACCCAGTTGTCGCGCCTGACTTCGATGCTGTTCTCTCAGCATTCCCTCCTTGCCGTACATTAGACTGGCAACCCTTTGACTTCAATTGTCCCGAGTATCAAGCAATGATACAACAATGCAAGTCTGTGCGTGTAGTGGCTAAGAGTTTCGTATTCACCAAACAAGCTTTAAGCGAGTTAAAGGCTAAGGCCGCAAGCAAGGAGGTGCCAAAACCAACTAGAACTGAAGCTTTGGCCGGGTTTATTTGGGAACACTGCTTGGCAGCAGCGCACGCCACTGGGGCCATGCCAATGGGTCCGGACCCCTCGGTCATGTCAATCCTAGTGAACATGCGTCCACGACTTAACCCTCCTCTTGCAAACGCGTCCATGGGCAACCTTATTACCACGGCTACAGCTCGCGCCAAGAAAGGGATGGGCCAAATGGAACTAGTAAGGGAGATTCACACGGCTATAACAAATGTAAGTGAGAGAATTGATTCCTACAAAGAAGGTCAAAATATTGAGGGTTTGGTTGGGGATATTGGACCAATTAATTGGTATAATAAGGCTGGTATGTATGTAGTAAGTAGTTGGTGTCAATTTGGGATGGATGAGATTGATTTTGGGTTTGGTAAGCCTAAATGGGCCTCTCCCTCAAATGGAGTTGAATCTTTAACATCAAGGAATGATATTTACTTTGTTGTTGATAGTAGTGGAGATGGGATTGAAGTATGGATATACTTGGAGGAAGTGGAGATGCAAATTTTGGAGCGTAACGAGCAATTTCGTACTTACACTTTTCCCGATTCAATTAGTCTTAGGGAAGACGATTTTATATAA